From the Gramella sp. Hel_I_59 genome, one window contains:
- a CDS encoding NAD(P)/FAD-dependent oxidoreductase yields MIIPKSDLPRVVVVGGGFAGLALARNLLKQDVQMVLLDRHNYHTFQPLLYQVSTSGLEPDSIAYPLRKITRSSDRCFFRLTEVKSISAEKNTVHTSIGDIIYDYLVIATGSKTNFFGNDSIEEHGMWMKTVPQALNIRSLILENLEQATITDDPEKRKSLLNFVLAGAGPTGVELSGAIAELRNHIVPKDYPDLDPNEMNIHLLEGMGRVLPPMSEHASEKAQEMLEELGVKVHLNTMVENYDGHLVTTNTELALKTETFIWSAGVTGAPVEGLNASAMVEKANRYEVNAFNQINGYENIFAIGDIALMATEDFPRGHPMVAQPAIQQGKHLAKNIKRLIKGEPLEAFDYFDKGTMATVGRNRAVVDLHKWKFSGFFAWFVWMFVHLWFLVGFRNRAVTFFNWLYNYVNFDKAARLIIRPFKGHEERMSMDKDKA; encoded by the coding sequence ATGATTATTCCAAAGTCTGATTTACCTAGAGTTGTAGTAGTTGGCGGTGGCTTCGCCGGGCTGGCACTGGCAAGAAATTTATTGAAGCAAGACGTGCAAATGGTCTTGTTAGATCGCCATAATTATCACACCTTTCAGCCATTGCTTTACCAGGTTTCCACTTCGGGACTGGAACCAGATTCGATTGCTTATCCATTAAGAAAAATTACGCGTTCCAGTGATCGCTGTTTTTTCAGACTTACGGAGGTAAAATCAATTTCTGCGGAAAAAAATACCGTTCATACAAGTATTGGTGATATTATCTACGATTATCTGGTCATCGCGACAGGTTCAAAAACTAATTTCTTCGGAAATGATAGTATTGAAGAACATGGGATGTGGATGAAAACTGTACCGCAGGCCCTGAATATCCGTAGTCTTATCCTGGAAAATCTTGAGCAGGCTACCATCACAGATGATCCTGAAAAACGTAAATCATTACTGAATTTTGTGCTTGCCGGAGCAGGACCTACAGGTGTAGAGCTTAGCGGTGCGATTGCAGAACTTCGAAATCATATAGTTCCCAAAGATTATCCTGATCTGGATCCAAACGAAATGAACATTCATCTTCTGGAAGGAATGGGACGCGTATTACCTCCTATGAGTGAACATGCTTCTGAAAAGGCTCAGGAAATGCTGGAAGAACTTGGTGTGAAAGTACACCTGAATACGATGGTTGAAAACTATGACGGTCATTTGGTAACAACCAATACTGAACTGGCTCTTAAGACGGAAACTTTTATCTGGTCTGCCGGAGTGACAGGAGCACCTGTAGAAGGTTTGAATGCTTCAGCCATGGTCGAAAAAGCGAACCGTTACGAGGTTAATGCCTTTAACCAGATCAATGGTTATGAGAATATCTTCGCCATTGGTGATATTGCTTTAATGGCAACCGAAGACTTCCCGAGAGGTCATCCTATGGTGGCTCAACCTGCTATACAGCAAGGGAAACATCTAGCTAAAAACATAAAAAGATTAATCAAAGGAGAGCCTCTGGAAGCTTTTGATTATTTTGATAAGGGAACTATGGCTACTGTTGGTAGAAACAGGGCAGTAGTAGACCTGCATAAATGGAAATTTTCAGGCTTCTTTGCCTGGTTCGTCTGGATGTTCGTGCACCTTTGGTTTCTGGTAGGTTTCCGTAACCGAGCCGTTACTTTCTTTAACTGGCTATATAATTACGTGAATTTTGACAAGGCTGCGAGATTGATCATAAGACCTTTTAAAGGTCATGAAGAACGAATGTCTATGGATAAGGATAAAGCATAA
- a CDS encoding DUF4129 domain-containing protein, with protein sequence MKRKISPVPTKQFKTWETTDSLKLYLLYFLILLSPAQDMRAQEDSILRREIQVEKSENLVPVEFDATEIEEYKKQDAYNYLESTEEDSWWVRFKKWLNLKYNQFINWLFGSYDANGILAFFIRIFPYVIIFAVLALIVWLFTRLNPGAKILAEPGKSKVILSEEEELVKNEDLSSLISKAVSEENYRFAVRYQYLRSLKLLDENDLIQYEFQKTNKEYLQEIQEKRLQQLFAEVTKFYEFIWYGNFKVSSADYKIAANGFSKIENELKPVKNA encoded by the coding sequence ATGAAAAGAAAAATTTCACCGGTACCTACGAAACAATTCAAAACCTGGGAAACAACCGATAGTTTGAAGTTATACCTGCTGTATTTTTTAATTCTTCTGAGTCCCGCTCAGGATATGCGTGCTCAAGAGGATTCAATTTTAAGGAGAGAAATTCAGGTGGAAAAGTCTGAAAATCTTGTTCCGGTCGAATTCGATGCTACTGAAATTGAAGAGTACAAAAAGCAGGATGCCTACAATTATCTTGAGAGTACAGAGGAAGATAGTTGGTGGGTTCGATTTAAAAAATGGCTGAACCTCAAGTATAATCAGTTTATAAACTGGCTTTTTGGAAGTTATGATGCAAACGGAATCCTGGCATTCTTTATAAGGATCTTCCCATACGTGATTATTTTCGCCGTTCTGGCTTTGATTGTCTGGTTATTCACCCGACTCAATCCAGGGGCTAAGATACTGGCAGAACCCGGAAAGAGTAAAGTCATTCTTAGCGAGGAAGAGGAACTGGTAAAAAATGAAGATCTAAGCAGTCTCATTAGTAAAGCAGTTTCAGAAGAAAATTACAGGTTTGCTGTGCGTTATCAATACCTGCGGAGTTTAAAATTGCTGGATGAAAATGATCTTATTCAGTATGAATTTCAGAAGACTAATAAAGAATATTTACAGGAGATCCAAGAGAAACGATTACAACAGCTGTTTGCAGAGGTCACCAAGTTCTATGAGTTTATCTGGTATGGTAATTTCAAGGTTTCTTCCGCAGATTATAAGATAGCCGCAAATGGATTCAGCAAGATCGAAAATGAATTAAAACCGGTCAAAAATGCATAG
- a CDS encoding LytTR family DNA-binding domain-containing protein: MTKVVIIEDEKPAARRLQRMLTNLGMTTEVMLHSVSDAVKWFQNNPDPELIFLDIQLSDGLSFEIFEQVSPKSAIIFTTAYDEYALKAFKLNSIDYLLKPIDDEELEAAITKFESTRKKEGLDLQEIRSMLTGQSSLKTYKSRFTAQVGQHLKLVEASDIACFYSENKATYIHCYSGRNYPVDIPLEQLEDELDPERFYRVNRKCILNIKAIKDILTYSNSRLEVKIENFTEFQIIVSRERVKDFKSWLNN; encoded by the coding sequence GTGACGAAAGTAGTAATTATTGAAGACGAAAAACCTGCCGCACGACGCTTGCAGAGAATGTTGACTAATTTGGGAATGACTACGGAAGTGATGCTACATTCGGTTAGTGATGCTGTTAAGTGGTTCCAGAATAATCCGGATCCTGAGCTTATATTTCTGGACATCCAGTTAAGCGACGGACTCTCCTTTGAGATCTTTGAACAGGTTTCTCCGAAAAGTGCCATTATCTTCACGACGGCCTACGATGAATATGCTTTGAAAGCCTTCAAATTAAATAGTATCGATTACCTGCTGAAGCCAATTGACGACGAGGAACTGGAAGCAGCAATCACAAAATTTGAAAGTACGAGAAAGAAGGAAGGACTAGATCTCCAGGAAATTAGAAGCATGCTTACCGGACAATCTTCTTTGAAAACTTATAAATCCCGATTTACAGCTCAGGTTGGCCAGCATTTAAAACTGGTTGAAGCCAGCGATATCGCCTGCTTTTATTCTGAAAACAAAGCAACCTATATACATTGTTATTCCGGGAGAAATTATCCGGTTGATATTCCTCTGGAACAACTGGAGGATGAATTAGATCCTGAAAGGTTTTACCGGGTGAATCGAAAATGTATCCTTAATATCAAAGCGATCAAAGACATACTAACCTATTCCAATTCAAGACTTGAAGTGAAGATCGAAAACTTTACTGAATTCCAGATCATAGTAAGCCGGGAACGAGTTAAAGACTTTAAATCATGGCTAAACAATTGA
- a CDS encoding DUF4350 domain-containing protein — protein sequence MHRTYKFAIALFVLVVIVLTWLETSVKEEINWNPSYTHSDEIPLGSKVFYESWKRTSGDSLEMLKIPPYEFLNSEEAKGTYFFFNKGVGFDDDELDHLLNWVAEGNTVFISAHDYSQNLKDTLKIETGSEIDVDGFTEAQDLNFYNPNIKLKDDAVFDKQVTKSFFTEIDTLNHTALGFTRKDKLLPKVNFIRADFGEGAILLHTAPQVFSNYFMLKDDNYKYTGNLLAYLPTGKVYWDAYYKSGKSFYSSSLYILLNNRSLKWAYYALLLCIVLYIIFEGKRKQRAIPVIDPPKNRSYEYTGIISSLYLEQNRFQELGDKKIALFLEFIRREYRLKTSKIDAGFKQDLAAKSSNSLEATNELFNKIESFQKNKNSSKQEFLELSNFINHYKFTDGKSGTT from the coding sequence ATGCATAGAACCTACAAGTTTGCGATCGCACTTTTCGTACTAGTGGTCATTGTATTAACCTGGCTGGAAACATCGGTAAAAGAAGAGATCAACTGGAATCCGAGTTATACTCATTCCGATGAAATCCCGCTTGGCTCGAAGGTTTTTTATGAAAGCTGGAAACGAACTTCGGGAGATAGCCTGGAAATGCTCAAAATCCCGCCTTATGAATTTTTAAATTCTGAAGAGGCTAAAGGCACTTATTTCTTTTTTAATAAAGGTGTAGGGTTTGATGATGATGAGCTGGATCATTTGCTGAACTGGGTTGCTGAAGGAAATACTGTATTTATTTCAGCACATGATTACAGTCAGAATCTGAAGGATACTTTAAAGATCGAAACAGGTTCTGAAATTGATGTAGATGGTTTTACTGAAGCTCAGGACCTGAACTTTTACAATCCGAATATTAAACTGAAAGATGATGCCGTATTCGATAAGCAGGTAACGAAATCTTTTTTTACTGAAATTGATACCTTAAATCATACAGCACTAGGATTTACGCGCAAAGACAAACTGTTGCCTAAGGTCAATTTTATAAGAGCAGACTTTGGAGAAGGAGCGATTTTGCTACATACAGCACCTCAGGTTTTTAGTAATTACTTCATGCTAAAGGATGATAATTATAAATATACCGGTAATCTTCTGGCGTATCTACCTACTGGTAAAGTCTACTGGGATGCGTATTATAAATCCGGAAAATCTTTCTACAGTTCTTCGCTCTATATTTTACTCAATAATAGATCCCTGAAATGGGCTTATTATGCCCTGCTTTTATGCATCGTACTGTATATCATTTTTGAAGGCAAAAGAAAGCAACGTGCAATTCCGGTTATAGATCCACCTAAGAACCGATCTTATGAGTATACCGGAATCATTTCGAGCTTATACCTCGAACAAAATCGATTTCAGGAACTGGGAGATAAAAAGATCGCGTTATTCCTGGAGTTTATCCGTCGCGAATATCGTCTGAAAACTTCAAAGATAGATGCCGGATTTAAGCAGGATCTGGCTGCAAAGAGCTCAAATTCACTTGAAGCAACTAACGAACTTTTCAACAAAATAGAATCATTTCAAAAGAATAAGAACAGCTCAAAACAGGAGTTTCTGGAGCTAAGTAATTTTATTAATCATTACAAATTTACCGATGGAAAATCAGGAACAACATAA
- a CDS encoding lysophospholipid acyltransferase family protein, translated as MGLFKKNPFGHYQFLKKWLIRIFGVLTHRRYRGYNELQIEGSEIIKNLPDTNVLFVSNHQTYFADVTAMFHVFNASLSGRVDSIKNVGYIWQPKMNIYYVAAKETMRAGLLARIMAYAGAITVERTWRAKGQEVKRDVNPNDTQNIGTALDDGWVITFPQGTTKPFKPIRKGTAHIIKNHKPIVIPIVIDGFRRSFDKKGLRIKKRGILQTFQIKEPLEFDYENDSIEEIVKKLEYAIEQHPSFLKVIPSEEIQAMEDLNEQRRFGY; from the coding sequence ATGGGATTGTTTAAGAAAAATCCGTTTGGACATTATCAGTTCTTGAAGAAGTGGCTTATTCGCATTTTCGGTGTTTTAACTCACCGACGCTATCGTGGATATAATGAATTGCAGATAGAAGGCTCTGAGATCATCAAGAATCTACCAGATACCAACGTGCTTTTTGTTTCCAATCATCAAACATATTTTGCAGATGTTACGGCAATGTTCCATGTCTTCAACGCAAGTTTAAGCGGGCGGGTAGATAGCATTAAAAATGTCGGGTATATCTGGCAGCCCAAAATGAATATATATTATGTAGCTGCTAAGGAAACCATGCGAGCGGGACTTCTCGCTAGAATTATGGCTTATGCCGGAGCGATCACTGTGGAACGAACCTGGAGAGCAAAAGGGCAGGAGGTAAAAAGAGATGTCAATCCCAACGATACTCAGAATATTGGTACGGCACTCGATGATGGGTGGGTGATCACATTTCCGCAGGGAACGACGAAACCTTTTAAACCTATCCGTAAAGGAACGGCTCATATCATTAAGAATCATAAACCTATCGTGATCCCGATTGTGATCGATGGCTTCCGAAGATCATTTGATAAAAAAGGACTTAGAATCAAAAAACGTGGGATACTGCAAACATTTCAGATTAAGGAACCTCTGGAATTTGATTATGAGAATGACAGTATTGAAGAGATTGTAAAGAAACTGGAATATGCGATTGAACAACATCCTTCATTCCTGAAAGTAATTCCTTCAGAAGAAATACAGGCGATGGAAGACCTGAACGAACAAAGACGTTTCGGATATTAA
- a CDS encoding sigma-70 family RNA polymerase sigma factor, translated as MNKDLEHQFVTNLEQNQNIAHKICRIYTNDQESHNDLFQEITIQLWKAYPKFRGDSKFSTWMYRVALNTAITLYRKKKKSIRTQDYDSVHFKIKTEAYDDTAEQHLKLMYDAIKQLNDIDKALVFLYLEDKNYAEISETLGITEVNARVKMNRVKTKLQNIINP; from the coding sequence GTGAACAAAGACCTAGAACATCAGTTTGTAACAAACCTGGAGCAAAACCAGAACATTGCACACAAAATCTGCCGTATCTATACCAATGATCAGGAATCACATAATGATCTTTTTCAGGAAATTACGATACAGTTATGGAAAGCTTACCCCAAGTTCAGGGGAGATTCAAAGTTTAGTACCTGGATGTACAGGGTTGCTTTGAATACAGCGATCACGCTCTACCGAAAAAAGAAGAAAAGTATACGAACCCAGGATTATGATAGTGTACACTTTAAAATAAAAACCGAAGCTTATGATGATACTGCGGAACAACATTTGAAACTAATGTATGATGCCATCAAACAATTGAACGATATCGACAAGGCACTGGTCTTTCTTTATCTTGAAGATAAAAATTATGCCGAGATCTCTGAAACTCTTGGGATCACCGAAGTTAATGCACGTGTAAAAATGAATAGAGTGAAAACGAAATTACAAAACATTATAAATCCTTGA
- a CDS encoding CoA pyrophosphatase, translating to MEFKDFKNRISKLKKMPLPGEEAHRKLAPIIRIKELEELDMEQLNPQEAGVMALFYPDLQQKTRMVLILRKTYKGVHSNQVGFPGGRVEPEDRNMEHTALRETEEEVGVPQNSVEVIAKLSRLYIPPSNFWVHPFIGMLDHTPELIPQESEVEEIMEVLLSEFLNDNNLINETLSTSYATEIEVPAYKLNDKIVWGATGMILAEVREMLLKI from the coding sequence ATGGAATTCAAAGATTTTAAAAACAGGATTTCAAAGTTAAAAAAAATGCCGTTGCCGGGAGAGGAGGCGCATCGAAAACTGGCTCCAATAATAAGAATAAAAGAATTGGAAGAGCTGGATATGGAGCAGCTAAATCCTCAGGAAGCAGGAGTGATGGCTTTATTCTATCCAGACCTGCAGCAAAAAACCCGGATGGTATTGATCCTTAGAAAAACCTATAAGGGAGTGCACTCCAACCAGGTAGGATTTCCAGGTGGTCGGGTAGAACCAGAAGACAGAAATATGGAACATACCGCCTTGAGAGAAACTGAAGAAGAGGTAGGAGTTCCACAAAATTCAGTAGAAGTGATCGCAAAATTGTCCAGGTTATACATTCCGCCTTCCAATTTCTGGGTTCATCCATTCATAGGAATGCTGGATCATACTCCAGAACTTATTCCGCAGGAATCTGAAGTAGAAGAAATTATGGAGGTGCTTTTAAGCGAATTCCTAAACGATAATAATCTTATAAATGAAACCCTGAGTACCTCTTATGCCACTGAAATTGAAGTGCCAGCCTATAAATTGAATGATAAAATAGTATGGGGCGCCACCGGAATGATCCTGGCCGAAGTTCGAGAAATGTTGCTAAAGATTTAA
- a CDS encoding stage II sporulation protein M has translation MREAAFVRQNKDKWVKYESLLQKYKSLNPDQLSNLYVELSDDLSYASTFYPDSNTVQYLNGLATTAHQKIYKAKKESKSRFITFFTKEFPREFHRHQKQLLWSFLIFAGFSLVGAYSAATDGSFLRSILGDAYVNMTLENIANKDPMAVYKQASETNMFLGITINNIRVALTAFSLGVLAGIGTVFVMMQNGVMLGSFQYFFYEQGLLWESARTIWIHGTIEISVIIVAGCAGLVVGKSILFPGTYSRLKSFTMGIKDGLKIVISTVPFFIIAGFLEGFVTRITQMQDWLAITIISLSLLLIIFYYVIYPILLSNKTNNA, from the coding sequence ATGCGCGAGGCAGCTTTTGTAAGGCAAAATAAAGATAAATGGGTCAAGTATGAAAGTCTGCTTCAGAAATATAAATCGCTGAATCCAGATCAACTTTCCAATCTTTACGTGGAGCTTAGCGATGACCTGAGTTACGCTTCAACATTTTATCCTGACTCCAATACCGTTCAGTACTTAAACGGACTAGCAACTACTGCCCACCAGAAGATCTATAAAGCAAAAAAAGAATCTAAAAGCAGGTTCATCACATTTTTTACTAAAGAATTCCCGAGGGAATTTCATAGGCACCAAAAGCAACTTTTATGGAGCTTTCTAATATTTGCAGGTTTTAGCCTGGTTGGCGCTTATAGTGCGGCTACAGATGGTTCATTTCTAAGATCTATTCTAGGCGATGCCTATGTGAATATGACGCTTGAAAATATTGCAAACAAAGATCCAATGGCTGTTTATAAACAGGCTTCAGAAACAAATATGTTCCTGGGTATCACCATTAACAATATTCGCGTAGCCTTAACAGCATTTTCCTTAGGAGTGCTCGCCGGGATTGGAACTGTTTTCGTAATGATGCAAAACGGAGTTATGCTCGGTAGTTTTCAATATTTCTTTTATGAACAGGGTTTGCTCTGGGAATCTGCCAGAACGATCTGGATCCATGGAACGATAGAAATTTCGGTAATTATTGTAGCTGGCTGCGCAGGCCTGGTGGTTGGAAAAAGTATCCTTTTCCCGGGAACTTACAGCCGGCTGAAATCCTTTACCATGGGAATTAAGGACGGACTCAAAATTGTGATTAGTACAGTACCTTTTTTCATTATAGCCGGATTCCTGGAGGGATTTGTGACCAGGATCACTCAAATGCAGGACTGGCTTGCCATCACTATCATAAGCTTATCATTACTACTAATCATATTCTACTACGTTATTTACCCGATCCTATTATCTAACAAAACCAACAATGCATAA
- a CDS encoding peptidylprolyl isomerase, producing the protein MFRKSLLLTIFSVLFFASCEDKQSSSEKSAKPTAEELQLQRKKDSTQQARDSILKVRKAEIKKANTKTEFEKNDMYPIAQEELMPVLRKYGNEHPETRIRIKTKFGNIDVQLYRDTPLHRANFIMLAKNDYFDNTFFHRVAPGFVIQGGNADNQITADNRGDVGGYLIPSEYEAGHQHSYGAFSAAKYAEQNVSKASSPFEFFIVMNKNGTPHLNNDHTVFGRVISGMDVAEKISQVETGESEWPVNNIEMDIEVME; encoded by the coding sequence ATGTTTAGAAAGTCTCTTTTACTAACAATTTTTTCAGTTCTCTTTTTCGCAAGTTGTGAAGATAAGCAAAGTTCCTCAGAAAAGTCGGCTAAACCTACTGCAGAAGAGCTTCAGCTTCAAAGAAAAAAAGACTCCACACAGCAGGCCAGAGATAGTATCTTGAAGGTTCGTAAAGCAGAAATTAAAAAAGCAAACACTAAAACCGAATTCGAGAAGAATGACATGTATCCTATCGCGCAGGAAGAATTGATGCCAGTCTTACGCAAGTATGGTAATGAGCATCCTGAAACTAGGATAAGGATCAAAACAAAATTCGGTAACATAGATGTTCAGTTATACCGCGATACTCCGTTGCATCGGGCAAACTTTATCATGCTTGCTAAAAATGACTATTTCGATAATACCTTTTTCCATAGGGTTGCACCGGGTTTCGTGATCCAAGGTGGTAATGCAGACAATCAGATCACCGCAGATAATCGTGGTGACGTGGGAGGTTATTTGATCCCAAGCGAGTACGAAGCAGGCCATCAACATAGCTACGGAGCATTTTCAGCAGCGAAATATGCCGAGCAGAACGTTAGCAAAGCCTCTTCCCCATTTGAGTTCTTTATCGTTATGAACAAAAATGGAACTCCGCATCTAAACAATGATCATACGGTTTTTGGTCGCGTAATAAGTGGTATGGATGTAGCTGAAAAGATTTCCCAGGTTGAAACCGGAGAATCTGAATGGCCTGTTAATAATATAGAAATGGATATTGAAGTTATGGAATAA
- a CDS encoding hemerythrin domain-containing protein: MTIFEALRQEHEIQRDLIDKLIKTEGKTEERKKIFEDLKHELKIHEDAEERHFYIPLMEKDMTQEKARHSVAEHHEMDELVEQLEDTEMDASNWLKIAKDLEHQLIHHLDEEEQEVFQLAGKVLTDNQKTSLASDYNKEIKERR; the protein is encoded by the coding sequence ATGACAATTTTTGAAGCATTAAGACAGGAGCACGAAATACAGCGTGACCTGATCGACAAGCTTATAAAAACCGAAGGAAAAACTGAAGAAAGAAAAAAGATCTTTGAAGATCTTAAACATGAATTAAAAATTCATGAGGATGCTGAAGAGCGCCATTTTTATATTCCGCTAATGGAAAAGGACATGACCCAGGAAAAGGCAAGACATAGTGTTGCAGAGCATCACGAGATGGATGAACTAGTGGAACAACTTGAAGATACCGAGATGGATGCTTCCAATTGGCTGAAGATCGCCAAAGATCTGGAACATCAATTGATCCACCATCTTGATGAAGAAGAGCAGGAAGTTTTTCAGTTAGCAGGTAAAGTACTTACCGATAATCAAAAAACTTCGTTAGCTTCAGATTATAATAAGGAAATTAAGGAAAGAAGATAA
- a CDS encoding RDD family protein — translation MDNFQIETAQNINIQHNIAGVGERILAFFIDLAIIVIYMILSGLLIAGATNGAGDQWMYYTVLGLPTMLYYLLWETFWNGQTPGKAILDIRVVRKDGSRPTFSNYLTRWLLRLIDISASSGGVAVVTILFTGKGQRLGDLAAGTTVITEKKKFGIEHTLGASFSEDYTPKYPQVTVLSDKDVQEIKNLYQNAKAEGHHHIILNLSKKVAELLDVKFEERPMEFLDRVVTDYNYYTSR, via the coding sequence ATGGATAATTTTCAAATCGAAACTGCCCAAAATATCAATATTCAGCACAATATTGCGGGAGTGGGTGAGAGGATCCTTGCTTTTTTTATTGATCTCGCTATTATCGTGATCTATATGATCCTTTCTGGTCTGCTCATCGCAGGAGCGACCAATGGAGCTGGAGACCAGTGGATGTATTATACAGTTCTTGGGCTTCCCACCATGTTGTACTATTTATTATGGGAAACTTTCTGGAACGGGCAGACTCCGGGAAAGGCGATTCTTGATATCCGCGTGGTACGCAAGGATGGTAGTCGTCCTACCTTTTCTAATTATCTAACCCGCTGGTTGCTTCGATTGATTGATATCTCGGCAAGTAGTGGTGGTGTTGCGGTAGTAACAATCTTATTTACTGGAAAAGGGCAGCGACTGGGAGATCTTGCGGCGGGTACAACGGTTATTACTGAAAAAAAGAAATTCGGTATTGAGCATACGCTGGGTGCTAGTTTTTCAGAAGATTATACTCCTAAATATCCGCAGGTCACCGTACTTTCAGATAAAGATGTGCAGGAGATAAAGAATTTGTACCAAAATGCTAAAGCTGAAGGGCATCACCATATCATTCTGAACCTGAGTAAAAAAGTAGCTGAATTACTGGATGTAAAATTTGAAGAAAGACCTATGGAATTCCTCGATAGAGTGGTGACGGACTATAATTACTACACCAGTCGATAG
- a CDS encoding 2TM domain-containing protein: MKNLLKILKISVIVSLVIALLDATFNGFNFIALADWENLATYFFYSFVLTSINILYFYYFNKKVGWKDAGLKRAFIASSGSIILTLLGYFLCRLIDKTVFGKQPIPEFLENESLSYYFFPLLFTTIVTLVFHLIYFYKALQEKRVKEQKIIAGTASAKFDALKNQLDPHFLFNSLNVLASLIDENPYQAQRFTTSLSKVYRYVLEQKDKDLVPLSEELKFARTYMKLLEMRFEDSIFFEFPEQLSSEEAKVVPLSLQLLLENTIKHNVVSDSRPLHIKITEENGYLIVQNNFQKKEVLGDRKGVGLQNIVNRYDVVTERKVLIEQNEDHFKVKLPILTKQISIMDSTTINEQNAYFKAKQRVKEIKEFYGNLISYCVVIPFLIFINYFTYWGFQWFWFPLFGWGIGLTIHGFSVFGYGSDWEERKIRELMKKDQQQNKSWN, translated from the coding sequence ATGAAGAACTTATTAAAAATATTAAAGATCAGTGTTATTGTGAGTTTAGTCATTGCTCTACTGGATGCTACATTTAATGGATTTAACTTTATAGCACTTGCCGACTGGGAGAACCTGGCCACGTATTTCTTCTATTCATTTGTTCTTACTTCAATTAATATACTTTACTTCTATTACTTTAATAAAAAGGTAGGTTGGAAAGACGCCGGACTCAAAAGGGCTTTTATAGCTTCTTCCGGTTCGATTATATTGACCTTACTGGGATATTTTCTATGCAGACTAATTGATAAAACAGTTTTTGGAAAACAGCCAATACCGGAGTTTCTCGAGAATGAAAGTCTGAGCTATTATTTCTTTCCGCTACTATTCACCACCATTGTTACCCTCGTTTTTCATCTTATCTATTTTTATAAAGCACTTCAGGAGAAGAGAGTAAAGGAGCAAAAGATCATAGCAGGAACAGCTTCAGCTAAATTTGATGCATTAAAGAATCAATTAGATCCACATTTTCTCTTTAATAGTCTGAATGTGCTTGCTTCCCTAATAGATGAAAACCCATACCAGGCACAACGTTTTACTACCTCACTTTCGAAAGTCTACCGATATGTGCTGGAACAGAAGGATAAAGATCTGGTGCCACTTTCAGAAGAACTGAAATTTGCCAGGACCTATATGAAATTGCTAGAAATGCGTTTTGAAGACAGTATCTTCTTTGAATTTCCTGAGCAATTATCTTCAGAAGAAGCAAAAGTTGTCCCATTATCATTACAGCTGCTACTAGAGAATACCATCAAACATAACGTGGTAAGTGACAGCAGGCCTCTACATATTAAAATTACTGAAGAAAACGGCTACCTAATTGTACAGAACAACTTTCAGAAAAAAGAAGTTCTGGGCGATCGAAAAGGCGTAGGGCTTCAGAATATCGTGAACCGCTATGATGTAGTGACCGAACGAAAAGTATTAATCGAACAAAATGAAGATCACTTCAAGGTGAAACTTCCAATACTAACTAAACAAATATCAATTATGGATTCGACCACTATCAACGAACAAAATGCGTATTTCAAGGCAAAACAGAGAGTAAAGGAGATCAAGGAATTTTATGGAAACCTTATATCTTACTGCGTTGTAATCCCTTTTCTAATATTTATAAATTATTTTACCTACTGGGGTTTCCAGTGGTTCTGGTTTCCATTATTTGGATGGGGAATTGGATTGACCATTCACGGTTTTTCAGTATTTGGCTATGGATCTGACTGGGAAGAGCGTAAGATCAGGGAATTAATGAAAAAGGATCAACAACAGAATAAAAGCTGGAACTAA
- a CDS encoding 2TM domain-containing protein yields MEIDYRKDMRYRQAQKRIKDIKGFYVHLIVYVFVNIAIFVVSTRQTGLEEGLTRWQNYSTLFFWGIGLFAHWASVFGPNFIFGKSWEERKIKEIMEKDKKQLWK; encoded by the coding sequence ATGGAAATCGATTATAGAAAAGATATGCGCTACAGGCAGGCACAGAAAAGGATCAAAGATATTAAAGGTTTTTACGTCCACCTTATCGTGTATGTATTCGTGAACATAGCCATTTTTGTGGTAAGTACACGCCAGACAGGTTTAGAAGAGGGACTTACCAGGTGGCAGAACTATTCTACACTATTCTTTTGGGGGATAGGTTTATTCGCTCATTGGGCGAGCGTTTTCGGACCAAATTTTATCTTCGGAAAATCATGGGAAGAGCGTAAGATCAAAGAGATCATGGAAAAAGATAAAAAGCAACTTTGGAAATAA